A stretch of the Theileria equi strain WA chromosome 1, complete sequence genome encodes the following:
- a CDS encoding hypothetical protein (encoded by transcript BEWA_021120A), with protein MASGEGFSHVNVDLNKFPVNLLDEKDANTAYGTTNEIHPLNDIEYKHVYKTILERDARVARTFGSQEVLKSSIECNMCAKSSRLPGMKSSMLSLEILMGELDSIKPYEYVNTEKPTNEFGIGGIHSHIENRMGI; from the coding sequence ATGGCATCAGGTGAGGGCTTTAGCCATGTAAATGTGGATCTAAACAAGTTCCCTGTGAACTTGTTGGACGAGAAAGACGCCAACACAGCCTACGGAACGACCAACGAGATCCATCCTTTGAATGATATTGAATATAAGCACGTATACAAGACAATTCTCGAGAGGGATGCCAGAGTTGCCAGGACATTTGGGTCTCAGGAGGTTTTAAAGTCATCAATTGAATGCAACATGTGTGCCAAGTCATCTAGACTTCCTGGCATGAAGAGTAGCATGTTATCGCTTGAGATTTTAATGGGCGAACTCGACTCAATAAAGCCTTACGAATACGTAAACACAGAAAAACCGACCAACGAGTTTGGAATTGGTGGCATTCACTCACACATTGAAAATCGTATGGGCATTTAA